In one Flammeovirga yaeyamensis genomic region, the following are encoded:
- a CDS encoding aldehyde dehydrogenase family protein: MQSTVEKSLLKFGSKKLYIDGAFVDGSNRDTFMALCPHDNQPICEIAQATKEDTLRALDAAEAGFKVWSNTPLEERLEKVLQLREKMLENGDRLREAVCHEMGKTWEATGEDLQSITDSLEFYAHEMRIKENFTIDDRAGTHSHRMVYQPLGVVAAFLAWNFPLLNLGFKLGPALVTGCSIVIKASESSTISSLIIAELAHEVGFPKGVITVLCGDRKNVGIPLCESTIPRLITMIGSTFTAQKLIEQSVKTSIKRYSMECGGNAPFILFNDGNMEDALGITNAIKFGGNAGQVCVAPNRFFIQEGVYDEFITRLTDSAKTAKLGFFQEEGINMGPLANKAQVKSVQHFVDECVREGGKILAGGHKIEGEGNYFAPTVIEMENRQAGILQHEVFGPVCVVMKFNLLEEVIELSNDSTAGLASYVFTEDEELLETVAMSLEFGEVQQNGVKYDINLPHLGVKNSGISMDCSKFALDDYLVLKRISRKL, from the coding sequence ATGCAATCGACAGTAGAAAAGAGTTTGCTTAAATTCGGAAGCAAAAAATTATATATCGACGGAGCGTTTGTAGACGGCTCCAACCGTGATACATTTATGGCTTTATGTCCACACGACAATCAGCCAATATGTGAAATCGCTCAAGCGACAAAAGAAGACACGCTTCGTGCTTTGGATGCTGCAGAAGCGGGTTTCAAAGTATGGTCGAATACTCCCTTAGAGGAGCGTTTAGAAAAAGTACTTCAACTTCGTGAGAAGATGCTGGAGAACGGCGATCGTCTAAGAGAAGCAGTTTGTCATGAAATGGGTAAAACTTGGGAGGCAACAGGAGAAGACCTTCAGAGTATTACGGATTCCTTAGAATTCTATGCCCATGAAATGAGAATCAAGGAGAACTTTACTATCGATGACCGTGCGGGCACTCACTCCCATAGAATGGTGTATCAACCATTGGGTGTTGTAGCAGCTTTCCTCGCTTGGAACTTCCCATTGTTGAACCTTGGTTTTAAACTAGGTCCGGCATTGGTTACAGGATGTTCGATCGTGATCAAAGCATCAGAATCATCGACCATTTCCTCATTAATTATAGCAGAACTAGCCCACGAGGTAGGTTTCCCTAAAGGTGTAATTACAGTACTTTGTGGTGACCGTAAAAATGTGGGAATCCCATTGTGTGAAAGTACAATACCTCGTTTAATTACGATGATTGGCTCTACTTTTACTGCCCAAAAACTAATAGAACAATCGGTGAAAACATCGATTAAACGATACTCTATGGAATGTGGAGGTAATGCTCCATTTATTCTGTTCAACGATGGCAATATGGAAGATGCTTTGGGCATCACCAATGCCATCAAGTTTGGAGGAAACGCAGGTCAGGTTTGCGTAGCACCAAACAGATTCTTCATTCAGGAAGGAGTATATGATGAATTCATCACCAGACTAACTGATAGTGCAAAGACAGCAAAACTAGGATTCTTCCAGGAAGAAGGTATCAATATGGGACCGCTTGCCAATAAAGCACAAGTGAAATCCGTACAACACTTTGTAGATGAGTGTGTGAGAGAAGGAGGAAAGATCCTAGCAGGTGGACATAAGATCGAAGGTGAAGGAAATTACTTTGCTCCAACAGTGATCGAGATGGAAAACCGTCAGGCAGGTATCCTTCAGCATGAGGTCTTCGGTCCCGTTTGCGTAGTAATGAAATTCAACTTGTTGGAGGAAGTGATTGAGCTATCGAATGATTCTACTGCTGGTTTAGCTTCTTACGTATTCACAGAAGACGAGGAGTTATTGGAGACAGTAGCGATGTCGTTGGAATTTGGTGAAGTACAACAAAACGGTGTGAAATACGATATCAACTTGCCTCACTTAGGAGTGAAAAACAGTGGTATTAGTATGGACTGTTCGAAGTTCGCTTTGGATGACTATTTGGTGCTGAAGCGTATCTCTAGAAAGTTGTAA